One Sphingopyxis macrogoltabida genomic region harbors:
- the trbL gene encoding P-type conjugative transfer protein TrbL produces the protein MNDTGVIDQFLSVFSTYIDSGFGLLGGEVGFLSSTLIVIDVTIAALFWAWGADEDVLQRLVKKTLYIGVFAFIIGNFQSLATIMLESFAGLGLKASGGAMAIGDFMRPGFVAATGLEAAEPLLDASADLLGPIGLFVNFMQILILLVAWIIVVLAFFILAVQVFVTILEFKLVTLAGFVLIPFAFFGRTAFMAERVLGHIISSGIKLLVLAVITGIGTTLFDRFLDASVGPEPDIEQAMAIALGALTLLGLGIFGPSVANGIVAGGPQLGAGAAAGTAVAAGATLAAGAAGATLAGGAVATAARGAASASARGAGSASAAYSAGEAGKSGAGAVGSGLANVARSAASGAASPLRRAAEKLRADFEAGRSGSAESAAPSRPADGPPAWAATMRRRQVMTQGATIGAHTLKGGDSHGGASAPDISEKD, from the coding sequence ATGAACGACACCGGGGTAATCGATCAATTCCTGTCGGTCTTCTCGACCTATATCGACAGCGGCTTCGGGCTGCTCGGAGGTGAAGTCGGCTTCTTGTCCTCGACGCTGATCGTCATCGACGTAACGATCGCAGCGCTCTTCTGGGCGTGGGGCGCCGACGAGGATGTCCTCCAGCGTCTCGTCAAGAAGACGCTCTATATCGGCGTCTTTGCCTTCATCATCGGCAATTTCCAGAGCCTGGCGACGATCATGCTCGAAAGTTTCGCTGGGCTGGGCCTGAAAGCGAGCGGCGGCGCCATGGCGATCGGCGACTTCATGCGTCCGGGGTTCGTCGCGGCGACCGGGCTCGAAGCCGCCGAGCCGCTGCTCGATGCATCGGCCGATTTGTTGGGGCCGATCGGCCTGTTCGTCAATTTTATGCAGATACTGATCTTGCTTGTCGCCTGGATCATCGTCGTGCTCGCCTTCTTCATCCTCGCGGTGCAGGTGTTCGTGACGATCCTCGAGTTCAAGCTCGTGACGCTCGCGGGCTTCGTCCTCATCCCCTTCGCCTTCTTCGGGCGGACGGCCTTCATGGCCGAGCGCGTGCTCGGTCATATCATTTCCTCGGGCATCAAGCTGCTCGTGCTCGCGGTCATCACCGGCATCGGAACGACCTTGTTCGACCGCTTCCTCGACGCCAGCGTCGGCCCTGAACCCGATATCGAACAGGCAATGGCGATCGCGCTCGGCGCGCTGACGCTTCTCGGCCTTGGTATCTTCGGCCCCAGCGTCGCCAACGGCATCGTCGCGGGCGGGCCGCAGCTCGGCGCCGGTGCGGCTGCAGGGACCGCCGTCGCGGCGGGCGCCACGCTCGCCGCCGGTGCGGCCGGCGCGACGCTCGCCGGCGGCGCGGTGGCCACCGCGGCACGCGGCGCCGCTTCAGCCAGCGCGCGCGGGGCCGGCAGCGCCTCGGCGGCCTATTCCGCGGGAGAGGCCGGGAAGAGCGGGGCAGGGGCGGTCGGTTCCGGCTTGGCCAATGTCGCGCGCAGTGCCGCCAGCGGCGCCGCATCGCCGCTCCGCCGCGCCGCAGAGAAGCTGCGGGCCGACTTCGAGGCCGGGCGCAGCGGGTCCGCCGAGAGCGCTGCGCCTTCCCGGCCTGCCGACGGCCCTCCCGCATGGGCGGCCACAATGCGCCGCCGCCAGGTGATGACGCAGGGTGCGACCATCGGTGCCCATACTCTCAAGGGCGGCGACAGCCACGGCGGCGCCTCGGCTCCCGACATCAGCGAAAAGGACTGA
- the trbF gene encoding conjugal transfer protein TrbF — protein MFRRPSNHYGRTPEPVTPYQRAAQVWDDRIGSARVQAKNWRLAFFGSLLLSGGLACGLVWHSARGTITPWVVEVDKLGEARAVAPADGDYKPTDPQTAFHLARFIEHVRSIPADPVVLRKDWLSAYDFTTATGAQALNDHARNNDPFAEVGKVQVAVDVSSVIRASKNSFRIAWTERRYQDGSLIETSRWSAILTVTHVPPRTPDALRRNPLGVFVSAISWSKELNQ, from the coding sequence ATGTTCAGAAGACCCAGCAATCATTATGGCCGCACGCCGGAGCCCGTCACGCCCTATCAGCGCGCCGCGCAGGTCTGGGACGATCGCATCGGTTCGGCGCGGGTGCAGGCGAAGAACTGGCGCCTCGCCTTTTTCGGTTCGCTCCTCCTCTCGGGCGGTCTCGCCTGCGGCCTCGTCTGGCATTCGGCGCGCGGTACGATCACGCCCTGGGTGGTCGAAGTCGACAAACTCGGCGAGGCTCGCGCGGTCGCCCCGGCGGACGGGGATTATAAGCCGACTGACCCGCAGACCGCCTTTCACCTCGCGCGTTTCATCGAGCATGTCCGCTCGATCCCCGCCGATCCGGTCGTGCTGCGCAAGGACTGGCTTTCGGCCTATGATTTCACCACGGCGACGGGCGCCCAGGCGCTCAACGACCATGCGCGCAATAACGACCCCTTCGCCGAGGTCGGCAAGGTCCAGGTCGCGGTCGATGTGTCGAGCGTGATCCGCGCCTCGAAGAACAGCTTTCGGATCGCTTGGACCGAGCGCCGCTATCAGGACGGCAGCCTGATCGAGACATCGCGCTGGTCCGCCATCCTCACCGTCACCCATGTACCGCCGCGCACCCCGGACGCGCTGCGCCGCAATCCGCTTGGCGTTTTTGTGTCCGCTATTTCATGGTCCAAGGAGCTCAATCAATGA
- the trbG gene encoding P-type conjugative transfer protein TrbG, with translation MKPVSSEFLLAGAALLGLASPSLAAESRDPRQNVGRANDAARVQPERATFLNAIQKYAWAEGALYQVYASPGQVTDIVLQEGEELVGPGPVAAGDTVRWIIGDTVSGSGSARRVHILVKPTRPDIVTNIVINTSRRTYHIELRATPATYMASVSWSYPEAELIALRMAEAERERTAPVAAGLDLGALNFRYRLSGDKPGWRPVRVFDDGRQTFVEFGDDIATGEMPPLFATGAKGEAELLNYRVQGRYMIVDRLFERGELRMGAGRAARKVIIERASRGGGRS, from the coding sequence ATGAAGCCAGTTTCCTCCGAATTTCTTCTCGCCGGCGCCGCCTTGCTTGGTCTCGCGTCGCCTTCGCTTGCCGCTGAAAGCCGCGATCCGCGCCAGAATGTCGGGCGCGCGAATGATGCCGCCCGTGTCCAGCCCGAGCGGGCCACCTTCCTCAATGCTATCCAGAAATATGCCTGGGCCGAAGGGGCACTCTACCAGGTTTACGCATCGCCGGGGCAGGTCACCGATATCGTGCTGCAGGAGGGTGAGGAGCTCGTCGGGCCGGGGCCCGTTGCCGCCGGCGATACGGTGCGCTGGATCATCGGCGACACGGTGAGCGGCAGCGGCTCCGCGCGCCGCGTGCATATCCTCGTGAAACCAACGCGGCCCGACATCGTGACGAATATCGTCATCAACACGAGCAGGCGGACCTATCATATCGAGCTGCGCGCAACGCCCGCAACTTATATGGCATCGGTGTCCTGGTCCTATCCGGAAGCCGAGCTCATCGCGCTGCGCATGGCCGAAGCAGAGCGCGAGCGGACCGCCCCGGTCGCGGCGGGGCTCGACCTCGGCGCCCTCAACTTTCGCTATCGGCTCTCTGGCGACAAGCCCGGGTGGCGCCCGGTAAGGGTCTTCGACGACGGACGGCAGACCTTCGTGGAATTCGGCGACGATATCGCGACAGGTGAGATGCCGCCGCTGTTCGCCACCGGTGCGAAAGGAGAGGCGGAGCTTCTCAACTACCGTGTCCAGGGACGCTACATGATCGTCGACCGGCTGTTCGAGCGCGGCGAACTGCGGATGGGTGCCGGCCGCGCGGCGCGCAAGGTGATCATCGAACGCGCCTCGCGCGGCGGGGGCCGCTCATGA